From the Psychrobacillus sp. FSL K6-4046 genome, one window contains:
- the racE gene encoding glutamate racemase translates to MKAPIGVIDSGVGGLTVAKEIMHLLPNEEIIYIGDTARCPYGPRTSEEVRKFTWQMAIALSKMKIKMLVIACNTATAVALNSLSKKMPFPVIGVIFPGARAAIKATKKNEIVVLGTSGTIKSGAYEKAIAALNTSSKIIPLACPTFVPIVESNEYEGDFARKMVFEALQPLKSEHFDTVILGCTHYPLLQKHIEDAVGEHVNVLSSAEETAQDVLEYLDYHHLRNPTEIEKEPIFYTTGSVPIFKTIVEKWLNLSNADIRTISFH, encoded by the coding sequence GTGAAAGCCCCAATCGGTGTGATAGACTCTGGTGTGGGAGGTTTGACAGTTGCAAAAGAAATTATGCATCTACTCCCAAACGAAGAAATTATTTATATTGGTGATACAGCTAGATGTCCTTATGGACCTAGAACTAGTGAAGAAGTTCGTAAATTTACATGGCAAATGGCAATTGCCTTGTCTAAAATGAAAATTAAAATGCTTGTAATAGCATGTAATACTGCGACAGCAGTAGCTCTAAACTCCTTGAGTAAGAAAATGCCTTTCCCAGTGATAGGTGTTATTTTCCCGGGAGCAAGAGCGGCTATTAAAGCAACGAAAAAAAATGAAATTGTAGTGTTAGGTACAAGCGGTACAATTAAAAGTGGGGCTTATGAAAAAGCGATTGCAGCTCTGAATACTTCTAGTAAAATCATTCCGCTTGCATGCCCTACTTTTGTTCCAATTGTTGAGAGTAATGAATATGAGGGTGACTTTGCGAGAAAAATGGTTTTTGAAGCCTTGCAACCCTTAAAATCAGAGCATTTTGATACGGTTATCCTTGGTTGCACGCATTACCCATTATTGCAAAAGCATATTGAGGATGCAGTTGGTGAACATGTAAATGTACTATCATCAGCTGAGGAAACCGCCCAGGATGTATTGGAGTACTTAGATTATCATCATTTACGCAATCCGACCGAGATAGAGAAAGAACCTATTTTCTATACGACCGGTTCGGTGCCCATCTTTAAAACAATTGTCGAAAAATGGTTAAACTTGTCGAATGCAGATATACGGACAATTTCATTTCATTAA
- the rph gene encoding ribonuclease PH — protein MIRFDGRETKQLRKVTIETDYLMHPEGSVLITVGNTKVICNATIEDRVPPFLRGQGKGWITAEYSMLPRATESRTQRESSKGKVTGRTMEIQRLIGRALRSVVDLEVIGEKTIWIDCDVIQADGGTRTASITGAFVALTIALGKLYEQKQLPKFPVIQYLAATSVGIVDEIGVVLDLNYVEDSSATVDMNIVQTSSGEYVELQGTGEEATFSKNELLELLEYGEAGIQQLMDIQRAALGDLASKIDEKG, from the coding sequence ATGATTAGATTTGATGGAAGAGAAACAAAGCAATTGCGAAAGGTAACGATCGAGACAGATTATTTAATGCACCCAGAAGGATCTGTATTAATCACGGTAGGTAATACCAAAGTTATTTGTAATGCAACAATTGAAGATCGAGTTCCTCCTTTTTTAAGAGGACAAGGTAAGGGTTGGATTACAGCTGAATATTCTATGCTTCCACGCGCCACAGAATCACGTACACAGCGTGAGTCGTCTAAAGGGAAGGTTACTGGTCGTACGATGGAAATACAGCGTCTAATAGGACGAGCTTTGCGATCGGTAGTAGACCTCGAAGTAATTGGGGAAAAAACAATTTGGATTGACTGCGATGTCATTCAGGCCGATGGAGGAACAAGAACTGCTAGTATAACTGGGGCGTTTGTTGCATTAACCATTGCACTAGGAAAACTGTATGAGCAAAAGCAGCTTCCTAAATTTCCTGTAATTCAATACCTAGCTGCTACTAGTGTAGGAATAGTTGATGAAATTGGAGTAGTGTTAGATTTAAATTACGTAGAGGACTCTTCCGCAACTGTGGATATGAATATAGTACAAACTAGCAGTGGTGAGTACGTTGAGCTTCAAGGTACGGGCGAAGAAGCAACTTTCTCAAAAAATGAGCTATTGGAGCTTCTAGAGTATGGTGAAGCTGGAATCCAGCAGTTAATGGATATCCAACGAGCTGCATTAGGAGATTTAGCTTCTAAAATTGATGAGAAAGGATGA
- a CDS encoding XTP/dITP diphosphatase — protein MNQIIIATKNKGKAKDFEALFNPLGYEVLTLHDVAKEMDVEETGTTFEENALLKATALAEHLQSIVIADDSGLEVDALGGRPGVYSARYAGEEKSDEANITKLLEELKNVKESERSARFVCVIAVASPTMKPFTVRGTCEGVIAQERKGNNGFGYDPVFFVPSENKMMAELSAEEKGAISHRGNAIKQLKSKLPDLL, from the coding sequence ATGAATCAAATAATTATTGCAACTAAAAATAAGGGGAAAGCAAAGGATTTTGAAGCATTATTTAATCCCCTTGGATATGAGGTGCTAACCCTACATGACGTTGCAAAGGAAATGGATGTTGAAGAAACAGGTACAACCTTTGAAGAAAATGCCTTGTTAAAGGCGACTGCATTAGCTGAACATTTACAATCGATCGTAATTGCGGATGACAGCGGCCTTGAAGTGGATGCCTTAGGCGGTCGTCCTGGTGTCTATTCTGCGCGTTATGCGGGAGAAGAGAAGAGTGATGAGGCAAACATCACCAAACTGTTAGAAGAGCTTAAAAACGTAAAAGAATCCGAAAGAAGTGCCCGCTTCGTTTGTGTGATTGCAGTGGCATCTCCAACGATGAAGCCATTCACAGTCAGAGGAACATGCGAAGGCGTTATCGCTCAAGAAAGAAAAGGGAATAACGGTTTTGGCTATGACCCAGTCTTCTTTGTTCCGTCCGAGAATAAAATGATGGCCGAATTATCTGCAGAAGAAAAAGGGGCTATTTCTCACCGTGGAAATGCTATTAAGCAATTGAAGTCAAAATTACCTGATTTACTATAA
- a CDS encoding metallophosphoesterase, translating into MKLLVMSDTHKDIMAMEEVIRLYTEKVDAIIHCGDSELEASFFEDKPVSVVKGNCDYDLGFPEEKIISLEDQTILIVHGHRHQVKSTILPLNYRAQEEGATIVCFGHSHLLGAELQNGILFVNPGSLHQPRGRKEKSYSIIEKQKDRWQVLFFSSDHKLLEEVTFNFS; encoded by the coding sequence ATGAAGCTTTTAGTCATGAGTGATACGCATAAGGATATAATGGCTATGGAAGAGGTAATCCGCTTATATACAGAAAAGGTCGATGCCATCATTCACTGTGGGGATAGTGAGTTAGAGGCTTCCTTTTTTGAGGACAAACCTGTTTCCGTTGTTAAAGGGAATTGTGATTATGATCTTGGATTTCCAGAGGAAAAAATTATTTCGTTGGAAGACCAAACCATTTTAATCGTTCATGGCCATCGTCATCAAGTCAAATCCACAATATTGCCTCTCAATTATAGGGCGCAGGAAGAAGGAGCGACGATTGTCTGCTTTGGCCATTCACATTTACTTGGTGCAGAGCTTCAAAACGGTATCTTGTTTGTGAACCCAGGAAGTCTTCATCAACCAAGGGGACGTAAGGAAAAGAGCTATTCAATTATAGAAAAACAAAAAGATCGTTGGCAAGTTCTATTCTTCTCCTCTGACCATAAACTGTTAGAAGAAGTCACTTTCAATTTTTCGTAA